Proteins encoded in a region of the Acipenser ruthenus chromosome 11, fAciRut3.2 maternal haplotype, whole genome shotgun sequence genome:
- the LOC131739403 gene encoding actin-related protein 2/3 complex subunit 3: protein MPAYHSTLMDSNTKFIGNMALLPLRTQFKGPAPRETKDTDILDEAIYYFKANVFFKNYEIKNEADRTLIYVTLYISECLKKLQKCNSRSQGEKEMYTLGITNFPMPGEPGFPLNGMYAKPTNKQEEETMRTYLQQIRQETGLRLCEKVFDPQTDKPSKWWICFVKRQFMNKSLSAPGQ, encoded by the exons ATGCCG GCTTATCACTCCACCCTAATGGACTCTAATACCAAATTCATTGGTAACATGGCTCTGCTGCCCCTCAGAACACAATTCAAAGGGCCAGCTCCCAGAGAAA CCAAAGATACAGACATCCTCGATGAAGCCATCTACTATTTTAAAGCCAATGTCTTCTTCAAAAATTATGAAATCAAG AATGAAGCAGACAGGACTTTGATTTATGTAACTCTATATATTTCCGAATGTCTAAAGAAACTTCAGAAG TGCAACTCCCGAAGCCAGGGAGAGAAGGAGATGTACACTCTGGGGATTACCAACTTCCCAATGCCTGGGGAGCCCGGGTTCCCTCTGAACGGCATGTACGCCAAGCCCACCAACAAGCAGGAGGAAG AAACCATGAGGACCTATTTGCAGCAGATAAGACAGGAGACGGGCTTGAGGCTGTGTGAGAAAGTGTTTGATCCTCAGACTGATAAACCCAGCAAG TGGTGGATCTGCTTTGTGAAGAGGCAGTTCATGAACAAGAGTCTGTCTGCTCCAGGCCAATAA
- the LOC131739405 gene encoding GPN-loop GTPase 3-like: MPRFAQLVMGPAGSGKSTYCATIVQHCEAINRSVQVVNLDPAAEYFSYPVMADIRELIQVDDVMEDDSLRFGPNGGLVFCMEYLANNFSWLEECLGHVEDDYVLFDCPGQIELYTHLPVMKQIVEQLQQWEFRVCGVFLVDSQFMVESFKFISGIMAALSAMVSLEIPQVNIMTKMDLLSKKAKREIEKYLDPDMYSLLEDNSTTLRSEKFKKLTKAICGLIDDYSMVRFLMFDRTDEEGINIILQHIDFAIQYGEDLEFKEPKVVEEEPNDANYDAFFQDKVCE; encoded by the exons ATGCCGAGATTTGCACAACTCGTGATGGGCCCTGCTGGCAGCGGAAAG AGCACATACTGTGCCACCATTGTCCAGCATTGTGAGGCCATCAACCGGTCAGTACAGGTGGTGAACCTGGATCCAGCAGCAGAGTATTTCTCCTATCCTGTCATGGCAG ATatcagagagctgattcaggtgGATGATGTGATGGAGGATGACTCTCTAAGGTTCGGCCCGAATGGAGGGCTTGTTTTCTGCATGGAGTATTTAGCTAACAACTTCAGCTGGCTGGAGGAATGCCTGGGACATGTTGAGGATGACTACGTACTGTTTGACTGTCCAG GTCAGATCGAGCTCTACACACACCTGCCAGTGATGAAGCAGATTGTGGAGCAGCTCCAGCAATGGGAGTTCAGAGTCTGTGGAGTGTTTCTCGTTGATTCTCAGTTCATGGTGGAGTCCTTTAAG TTCATCTCAGGTATCATGGCAGCGCTGAGTGCAATGGTGTCCCTGGAAATCCCTCAGGTCAACATCATGACCAAGATGGACTTGCTCAGCAAGAAAGCCAAGAGGGAGATTGAAAA atATTTAGACCCGGATATGTACTCTTTACTTGAAGATAATAGCACTACACTGAGAAGCGAAAAGTTTAAGAAACTAACCAAAGCTATCTGTGGTTTG aTTGATGACTACAGCATGGTTCGTTTCTTGATGTTTGACCGCACAGATGAAGAGGGTATTAACATCATCCTGCAGCACATTGACTTTGCCATCCAGTACGGCGAGGATCTGGAGTTCAAAGAGCCCAAG GTGGTGGAAGAGGAGCCCAATGATGCAAACTATGATGCATTTTTCCAAGACAAAGTGTGCGAATGA